Sequence from the Longimicrobium sp. genome:
CCGGCCACTTCCACCCGGTCCGCGGCGAACCACGGCACGTGGCGCAGGGCGGGCGGCCCCCAGAAGGAAGACGAGCCCGCCGCGGCGGCCACCAGGGCGAAGGCGATCAGCCGGGCGCGGCGCACGGGTCAGCCCTCCGCGAAGCGCGCGTGAAGCTCGCGCGACGCCGCGTCCAGGTTGCCGGCACCCATCGTCAGGCACAGGTCGCCCGAGCGGATCTCGTCCGCCACCGCGTCCACCACGTCCGCGCGGGCGGGGACGTAGCGAACGTCGGCCCCGGCGGCGCGGGCGGCGTCGGCGATCAGCGTTCCCGTCACGCCCTCGATGGGCTTTTCGCGCGCGGCGTAGATGTCGGTGAGAAACACGACGTCCGCCAGCGCCAGCGCCTCGCCGAACTCGCGGGCGAAGTCGCGGGTGCGCGAGTACAGGTGCGGCTGGAAGACGGCCACGATCCGCCGCTCGCCGTGCCCCGCGCGCGCCGCGCTCAGCGTGGCGCGGACCTCCGTGGGGTGGTGCGCGTAGTCGTCCACGAACAGCACCCCCCGCCCCTCGCCGATGGTCTCGAACCGCCGGCTGACGCCCTCGTA
This genomic interval carries:
- a CDS encoding glutamate ligase domain-containing protein → ARLVNRLHGGPERVMTYGLSAGSMLRAEEVVMTGSGAAFTVRERGTVLGRATLNAPGEHNVRNALAAVAVARHFGAGWDAISRGLASYEGVSRRFETIGEGRGVLFVDDYAHHPTEVRATLSAARAGHGERRIVAVFQPHLYSRTRDFAREFGEALALADVVFLTDIYAAREKPIEGVTGTLIADAARAAGADVRYVPARADVVDAVADEIRSGDLCLTMGAGNLDAASRELHARFAEG